A window of the Mucilaginibacter sp. cycad4 genome harbors these coding sequences:
- a CDS encoding metalloregulator ArsR/SmtB family transcription factor, whose translation MKQDIFQAIADPTRRAILTLIAIKALTPNAMAEKFDMSRQAVSKHIKVLYECELIKPEHSGREIYYHFNAKKMQELDNWLAQFRQSWETQFNQLDKVLSTIKQQKI comes from the coding sequence ATGAAACAAGATATATTCCAGGCCATAGCCGATCCGACACGCAGGGCAATTTTAACTTTAATTGCTATTAAGGCGCTGACACCTAATGCAATGGCCGAAAAATTTGATATGAGCCGCCAGGCAGTATCCAAACATATTAAAGTATTATACGAATGCGAATTGATTAAACCCGAACACTCGGGCAGGGAAATTTATTATCACTTTAACGCAAAAAAAATGCAAGAGCTCGACAATTGGTTAGCCCAATTCAGGCAAAGCTGGGAAACGCAGTTTAATCAGCTCGACAAAGTATTATCAACAATTAAACAACAGAAAATATGA
- a CDS encoding IS630 family transposase, with the protein MVFEDEASLSNTATVSYMWAEKGKQPKINQKQRKRERKTLFGCIEPETGIVITGKADKGNTVSFFSFLLLVTKMYRDRKVIMVLDNVPYHHAKRLKPILERYRHRIELLYLPAYSPDLNPIERVWWYMRKKITHNRYVHNLEDRINSFDVFMQDFKVENDLGKNLAKLIVNI; encoded by the coding sequence ATCGTATTTGAGGATGAAGCAAGTTTGTCAAACACAGCTACAGTTTCGTATATGTGGGCAGAAAAAGGTAAGCAGCCGAAAATAAATCAAAAACAACGAAAAAGAGAAAGGAAAACTTTGTTCGGTTGTATTGAACCTGAAACCGGGATTGTAATCACCGGTAAAGCCGACAAAGGCAATACTGTCAGCTTTTTTAGTTTCCTGCTATTGGTAACGAAAATGTACCGGGACCGTAAGGTGATAATGGTTCTGGATAATGTGCCCTATCATCACGCCAAAAGACTGAAACCGATATTGGAGCGATACAGGCACAGGATAGAATTACTATACCTTCCAGCGTATTCTCCCGACCTGAATCCCATTGAGCGGGTTTGGTGGTATATGAGAAAGAAGATTACTCATAATCGGTATGTTCACAATCTGGAAGACCGGATCAATAGCTTTGACGTCTTTATGCAGGATTTCAAAGTTGAAAATGATCTCGGAAAGAATTTAGCTAAATTAATTGTAAATATTTAA
- a CDS encoding SRPBCC domain-containing protein — MNNDLLFDFTVDKAAQKVFITREFDAGLDLVWDAFTKQEILDQWAAPAPMRSKTKYMNFEVGGRRFYAMISPDGQERWLLQKYTSITPKTNFKLYNSFADKDETPELPGSEWDYNFGEQDGITTVNISIYNESLERMERLTDGFTKGMMLMLKNLDDLFATLSQKP, encoded by the coding sequence ATGAACAACGATTTGCTATTTGATTTTACCGTTGATAAAGCAGCGCAAAAGGTATTTATAACCCGCGAGTTTGATGCGGGGCTTGACCTGGTATGGGATGCTTTCACCAAACAGGAAATACTTGACCAATGGGCCGCACCCGCACCAATGCGCTCCAAAACCAAATACATGAATTTTGAAGTTGGTGGGCGAAGATTTTACGCCATGATAAGCCCCGACGGACAAGAGCGTTGGCTGCTGCAGAAATATACTTCTATTACGCCCAAAACCAATTTCAAGCTATATAATTCTTTCGCCGATAAAGACGAAACCCCCGAACTACCGGGCTCGGAGTGGGATTACAATTTTGGCGAACAAGATGGTATAACAACAGTGAATATTTCCATTTATAATGAATCGCTTGAACGAATGGAACGCTTAACCGATGGCTTCACTAAAGGAATGATGCTGATGTTGAAAAACCTGGACGATCTGTTTGCAACCTTATCGCAAAAACCATAG
- a CDS encoding EthD family reductase, which produces MKKYLMIMFTGVIMLLVTVNAMAQVDASQQNKLAERQVVKKGMIKVTILYPNGEGKKFDMDYYTRKHFPLLKSLFGDALRATAIDKGVAAGTPGAPIPFLAIGYLYFDSVEAFQAGMKINASKIRADIPNYTDIQPIIQISEVLL; this is translated from the coding sequence ATGAAGAAATATCTAATGATAATGTTTACGGGGGTAATTATGCTCTTGGTAACAGTTAATGCAATGGCGCAGGTTGATGCATCTCAACAAAACAAATTAGCCGAAAGGCAGGTAGTTAAGAAAGGCATGATCAAGGTGACGATACTTTATCCAAACGGGGAAGGTAAAAAATTTGATATGGATTACTACACCAGGAAGCATTTCCCCTTACTCAAAAGTTTATTTGGGGATGCTTTAAGGGCCACTGCTATTGACAAGGGAGTAGCCGCAGGCACGCCCGGCGCGCCGATTCCTTTTTTGGCTATTGGCTACTTGTATTTCGATTCGGTTGAAGCCTTTCAGGCTGGAATGAAAATCAATGCAAGCAAAATCCGAGCAGACATTCCAAATTATACTGATATCCAACCGATAATTCAAATCAGCGAGGTTTTGCTGTAA
- a CDS encoding helix-turn-helix domain-containing protein, with protein MSKVALKIEHYTSEELRSLLRKDEKYQQAIRLYACYQVSLGKRPQELESIYETSFKSICNWVNRLNEGGIEALIDKVKPGRNNRLTNDELQSIKAVLLNKQPDDYGFNSATWTGPLLIELIRKEYQVEYKKAQIYNILKKLGLTFQKGKGLYPEAQDREEKVNALKKTPGVSAS; from the coding sequence ATGAGCAAAGTAGCATTAAAAATAGAACATTATACTTCAGAAGAGTTACGATCCCTATTGAGGAAAGACGAGAAGTATCAACAGGCGATAAGATTATACGCCTGTTACCAGGTTTCTTTAGGTAAGCGGCCACAGGAGTTGGAATCGATTTACGAAACGTCTTTTAAGTCGATTTGCAATTGGGTAAACCGTTTAAATGAAGGCGGGATAGAGGCATTAATAGATAAGGTAAAACCGGGAAGAAATAACCGGCTTACGAATGATGAGCTACAATCGATAAAAGCTGTATTGTTAAATAAGCAGCCCGATGATTATGGATTTAACAGCGCCACCTGGACAGGGCCGTTATTGATTGAACTGATCAGGAAGGAATATCAGGTTGAATATAAAAAAGCGCAGATATACAATATATTAAAGAAGTTAGGTTTGACATTTCAAAAGGGTAAAGGCCTGTATCCCGAAGCACAGGACAGGGAAGAAAAGGTAAATGCTTTAAAAAAAACTCCGGGGGTTTCGGCAAGCTGA
- a CDS encoding dihydrofolate reductase family protein yields the protein MRKIRIFEHISLDGVIEHDGDYTYGAWTTPYRSPAGAATLLEAYGPNFDLLLARHTYDIFSGFWPTAGDFPMANAINAATKYIVTHRPDTLEWGPVKGLGEDIIASIRDLKSTDGPDLIVVGSSTLTSVLLDQGLADEVVLITYPVLLGRGKRLLSDSIDARELAFVDSKSTPTGLLVNTYRHVGPLKK from the coding sequence ATGAGAAAAATCAGAATTTTTGAACATATCTCGCTGGATGGCGTGATAGAACATGACGGAGATTACACCTATGGCGCCTGGACAACGCCTTATCGGAGCCCAGCCGGCGCGGCAACCCTTTTGGAGGCATACGGACCAAACTTCGACTTGCTGCTTGCCCGTCACACTTATGATATATTTAGTGGCTTTTGGCCTACTGCCGGAGATTTCCCAATGGCAAATGCTATAAATGCCGCAACAAAATACATAGTAACCCACAGGCCCGACACCCTGGAGTGGGGACCGGTAAAGGGTTTGGGCGAGGATATTATAGCGTCTATTCGCGATCTCAAATCAACCGATGGGCCCGACCTGATCGTGGTGGGAAGTTCAACACTAACTTCTGTGCTGCTTGACCAGGGACTGGCTGACGAAGTTGTGCTCATCACCTACCCGGTGTTGCTTGGCCGGGGTAAACGCTTATTATCGGATAGTATTGACGCCCGGGAGCTTGCTTTTGTCGACTCGAAGAGCACACCCACCGGTTTGCTCGTCAACACTTACCGACACGTTGGCCCGCTGAAAAAATAA
- a CDS encoding VOC family protein: MRAINPWINFNGNAQEAFNFYKSIFGGEFTRIIRFKDLAGPEFQVAESEENKIMYIGLPLGKNNVLIANDVPEFMGQVSENENRSKIYVSAESREEADKIFNGLSAGGEVEGPIGDSPWGTYAGMFRDKYGIEWIVEFDPNYNG, from the coding sequence ATGAGAGCAATTAATCCCTGGATCAACTTCAATGGCAACGCCCAGGAAGCATTCAATTTTTACAAATCAATTTTTGGCGGAGAATTCACCAGGATCATTCGCTTTAAAGACTTAGCAGGCCCTGAATTTCAGGTGGCAGAAAGTGAAGAAAACAAAATAATGTACATTGGTTTACCCCTCGGCAAAAACAATGTATTGATAGCCAATGATGTTCCTGAATTTATGGGGCAGGTAAGCGAAAATGAAAACAGGTCTAAAATATATGTGAGCGCTGAAAGCCGCGAAGAAGCCGACAAAATATTTAACGGATTATCGGCAGGAGGAGAGGTTGAAGGACCAATTGGTGATAGCCCCTGGGGCACGTATGCCGGTATGTTCAGAGATAAGTATGGTATTGAATGGATTGTGGAGTTTGACCCCAATTACAACGGGTAA
- a CDS encoding alpha/beta hydrolase gives MKRVFKGSNVIQPVLIIAILFFTVFQSKGQQLKPVTSGYAPVNGIKVYYEVYGEGKPLVLLHGAFYTIEMNWAQLIPELSKTRKVIALEMQGHGHTPYSDRKLDIATLASDVEGVMDYLKVDSADVAGYSMGGSVAYQLAAKSPKRVKKLVIISSTYKTNGWLPVVNNGFKGFKPEFFNNTPLKTTYDAVAPDKTKWIKFVEQMIVFAGEPFDVGDANIAKITSPVLLISGDNDGLDKVELMKTYQLLGGGISADLAPMPKSHLAIVPAQGHVSLMQQTKTISDLLNSFLQ, from the coding sequence ATGAAAAGAGTATTTAAAGGATCTAATGTCATCCAACCGGTATTAATAATTGCTATACTTTTCTTTACTGTATTCCAATCAAAGGGCCAGCAGCTCAAGCCTGTCACCAGCGGTTACGCCCCTGTTAATGGCATCAAAGTTTATTACGAGGTATATGGCGAGGGTAAGCCTCTTGTTTTACTGCATGGCGCTTTTTATACCATTGAGATGAACTGGGCGCAGCTAATCCCTGAATTATCAAAAACAAGAAAGGTAATTGCCCTTGAAATGCAGGGCCATGGGCACACCCCGTATTCGGACAGGAAATTAGACATCGCTACCCTGGCAAGTGATGTGGAAGGAGTAATGGATTACTTAAAAGTTGATAGTGCTGATGTTGCGGGATATAGCATGGGAGGTTCAGTAGCTTACCAGTTAGCAGCAAAAAGCCCTAAACGGGTAAAAAAATTAGTGATCATTTCGTCTACCTACAAAACCAATGGCTGGCTGCCTGTTGTAAATAATGGATTTAAAGGTTTCAAGCCTGAATTTTTTAACAATACTCCTCTAAAAACGACATATGATGCAGTGGCGCCCGACAAAACTAAATGGATAAAGTTTGTTGAACAAATGATTGTTTTTGCCGGAGAGCCTTTTGATGTGGGCGATGCCAATATTGCTAAAATTACTTCGCCGGTATTGCTCATCTCTGGCGATAATGATGGCCTGGACAAAGTGGAGCTGATGAAAACGTACCAATTACTGGGAGGTGGCATATCTGCTGATTTGGCGCCGATGCCAAAATCACATTTAGCTATTGTTCCTGCGCAGGGACATGTCAGCTTAATGCAGCAAACAAAAACTATATCAGATCTTCTGAATAGCTTTTTACAATAA
- a CDS encoding DUF427 domain-containing protein, translated as MKAIWNNQVIAESNDTIVVENNHYFPKESVKAEYLKPSDVHTTCPWKGLASYYSLEVDGKENQDAAWYYPEPKEAATNITNYVAFWKGVKITE; from the coding sequence ATGAAAGCTATCTGGAATAACCAGGTCATTGCCGAAAGCAATGACACTATTGTTGTTGAAAATAACCATTATTTCCCTAAAGAAAGTGTTAAGGCCGAGTATCTTAAACCGTCCGATGTGCATACAACCTGCCCGTGGAAAGGATTGGCATCATATTATTCCCTTGAGGTTGACGGCAAGGAAAACCAGGATGCCGCATGGTATTATCCCGAGCCAAAAGAGGCTGCAACAAACATTACCAACTACGTGGCGTTTTGGAAGGGTGTGAAAATTACCGAATAA